A single Panthera tigris isolate Pti1 chromosome A3, P.tigris_Pti1_mat1.1, whole genome shotgun sequence DNA region contains:
- the FITM2 gene encoding acyl-coenzyme A diphosphatase FITM2, translating to MKHLECCARFLRGTLVRAAVRRYLPWALAASMLAGSLLKELSPLPESYLSNKRNVLNVYFVKLAWAWTFCLLLPFIALTNYHLTGKAGLVLRRLSTLLVGTAIWYVCTALFSNIEHYTGSCYQSPALQGVRKEHQSKKQCHGEGGFWHGFDISGHSFLLTFCALMIVEEMAVLHEVKTDRSHCLHTAITTLVVALGFLTFIWVWMFLCTAVYFHDLSQKLFGTLFGLLGWYGTYGFWYLKPFSPGLPPQSSTLNLKQDSYKE from the exons ATGAAGCATCTGGAGTGCTGCGCGAGGTTCCTCCGGGGGACGCTGGTGCGAGCGGCGGTGCGGCGCTACCTGCCCTGGGCGCTGGCGGCCTCCATGCTGGCGGGCTCCCTCCTCAAGGAGCTCTCCCCGCTGCCCGAGAGCTACCTCAGCAACAAGCGCAACGTCCTCAACGT GTATTTTGTCAAACTGGCCTGGGCCTGGACCTTCTGTCTCCTCCTGCCTTTCATTGCCCTCACCAACTACCACCTGACAGGCAAGGCCGGCCTGGTCCTGCGGCGGCTGAGCACCCTGCTTGTGGGCACGGCCATCTGGTATGTCTGCACAGCTCTCTTCTCCAACATCGAACACTACACGGGCAGCTGCTACCAGTCGCCGGCCCTGCAGGGGGTCAGAAAGGAGCACCAGAGTAAGAAGCAGTGCCACGGGGAAGGAGGCTTTTGGCACGGCTTTGACATCTCAGGCCACTCCTTCCTGCTGACCTTCTGCGCCCTCATGATTGTGGAGGAGATGGCTGTGCTGCATGAGGTGAAGACGGACCGAAGCCACTGCCTCCACACCGCCATCACCACCCTGGTGGTGGCCCTGGGCTTCCTCACCTTCATCTGGGTGTGGATGTTTCTGTGCACGGCCGTTTACTTCCACGACTTGTCCCAGAAACTGTTTGGCACCCTGTTCGGTTTGCTGGGCTGGTACGGGACCTATGGGTTTTGGTATCTGAAACCCTTTTCCCCAGGACTTCCTCCCCAGAGCTCTACTTTGAATTTGAAGCAAGACAGTtacaaggaataa